A stretch of the Argentina anserina chromosome 6, drPotAnse1.1, whole genome shotgun sequence genome encodes the following:
- the LOC126798662 gene encoding sister chromatid cohesion protein SCC2 isoform X1, producing the protein MSYPATSSSASAAGGQGIRLSNTTHSEVAPCLPLPSLPVFCGASDQDLRLLDEPSRRLNYYDAAQATRIADLLRSTDVSYLNLREDAAEVQYGYVQPMELLDEVLQYNPEAFQCNPPGPIKVQMPTNSTVPDKKPFVPIIPITRTSDRDYGATHNNQPNYTPPNAISIPSSRKPKVKRKASDGNTSSAGLDPVANQEATIGCFCELVEDFCGRAEIFSEDRDEAEWISVPLSDLRMLANEIMSLRAKKLLHLVPVDTFVRLLRILDHQVHGAEGLSINEQSDSNGISSINCALESIHAALAVMAHNQMPRQLYKEEIIERILEFSRHQIMDVMCACDPSYRALHRPSENGTLEVDEDELLDAEFGSANKRRRSIKNVKVQKSSYNRVSAAVNNILQKMCTILGLLKDLLLIEKLSDSCILQLLKTSFTTFLVDNIQLLQLKAIGLISGIYYSYTQHRTYVIDELLQLLWKLPFSKRALRAYHLPDEEQTQIQMITALLIQLVHCSANLPAPLRQESSLNSILEVSENADYPIKGLEAAQAACCHFWKGVLQRFANVKNQEATEFKVMMENIVTDLLTTLNLPEYPASAPILEVLCVLLLANAGVKSKDVSARSMAIDLLGTIAARLKRDSVLRSRGKFWILQELVGGDEGDQTYPKDVCSACLDDRVEKTFYVCQGCQRMFHTECMGVREHEVPNQTWHCQICLCRKQLLVLQSYCKSQYKDDGFKDHKSSGRKNELTFSITKLEIVQQLLLNYLQDAASADDVHLFVRWLYVCLWYKDDPPKSQQKFLYYLARLNSKAIVRDSGTVFSLLTRDLIKQITLVLGRNTSFARGFDKILHLLLASLRENSPVIRAKALRAVSIVVEADPEVLGDKRVQPAVEGRFCDSAISVREAALELVGRHISSHPDVGLKYFEKVAERIKDTGVSVRKRSIKIIRDMCISNRDFSEFTSACIAIISRIGDDESSIQDLVCKTFYEFWFEEQTGSHTQFFGDDSSVPLEVAKKTEQIVEMLRRMPTPHHLVTVIKRNLALDFFPQAAKAAGISPVLLSSVRIRCELMCKFLLERILQVEEMNIQEVEMRALPYVQVLHAFCVVDPTLCAPASNPSQFVVTLQPYLKSQDDNRVVAKLLESIIFIIDAVLPLVRKLPQSVLEELEQDLRSMIVRHSFLTVVHACIKCLCAVSKVAGKGAAVVEYLIQVFYKRLDAEEVDNQQKAGRSLFCLGMLIRYGNSLLCNSEQTIDVASSLGLFKRYLLMEDFFLKARSLQALGFVLIARPEFMLDKDIGKILEETFSSGSDVRLKMQALQNMYDYLLDAESQLGTDATSNSVADYSVEGGNVVPVAAGAGDTNICGGIVQLYWDFILERCLDFNEQIRNSALKIVEVVLRQGLVHPITCVPFLIALETDPLEANSTLAHQLLMNMNEKYPSFFESRLGDGLQMSFGFIQSIRPGTELGNTKPPSRASGNANGKVDDVSFAQARLGVSRIYKLIRANRVSRNKFMSSIVRKFDNPSWTTSVVPFLMYCTEILALLPFTTPDEPLYLVYAINRVIQVKAGQLEAKLKALTLHLLQRGASHGNGVIKEDPAAPPFSRGMASVDLNGTIEPEPAFRPAPYHMATMDLNGAIEQDPADQSVSNQDFMVEAKIGKDSGSSSSISLDDVQIIQADCLSATALQLLLKLKRHLKIVYSLNDVRCQAFSPTDPIKPGDAFTKQSIPFDVSDSHTNLPGTYQELVQRYQEFKNALKDDTVDFSTYTANVKRKRPAPRKGRKSGVREDDDDNDDDEDWSGAARRLSYSGRRGGHSRNRQR; encoded by the exons ATGAGCTATCCGGCCACCTCGAGCTCCGCCTCCGCCGCGGGCGGCCAAGGCATCCGGCTCTCCAATACTACGCACTCCGAAGTCGCGCCTTGCTTGCCTCTGCCTTCGCTTCCGGTTTTCTGCGGCGCTTCCGATCAGGACCTCCGGCTGCTCGATGAGCCGAGCCGGAGGTTGAACTACTACGACGCCGCACAGGCTACTCGGATCGCTGATCTGCTTCGATCAACTGACGTCTCTTACTT GAACCTGAGGGAGGATGCTGCAGAGGTTCAATATGGCTATGTTCAACCTATGGAGCTTCTCGATGAAGTTTTGCAGTACAATCCAGAAGCCTTTCAGTGCAATCCTCCAG GTCCTATTAAGGTTCAAATGCCTACCAATAGTACAGTACCAGATAAGAAGCCCTTTGTGCCAATTATACCGATAACAAGAACTTCTGACAGAGATTATGGTGCAACTCACAATAATCAACCCAATTATACTCCTCCCAAT GCCATATCTATACCATCCTCCAGAAAACCAAAAGTGAAGAGAAAAGCTAGTGACGGCAATACTTCCTCAGCTGGGTTGGATCCCGTTGCAAATCAAG AAGCCACTATTGGATGCTTTTGTGAATTGGTAGAGGATTTTTGCGGCAGAGCTGAAATTTTCAGCGAGGATCGGGATGAAGCAGAGTGGATATCTGTGCCTCTTTCCGATCTTAGAATGCTTGCAAATGAAATAATGTCTCTTCGTGCGAAGAAACTTCTACATTTGGTTCCTGTAGATACTTTTGTTAGATTGTTAAGGATATTGGATCATCAGGTACATGGAGCTGAGGGCTTGTCTATAAATGAACAG TCAGATTCAAATGGGATTTCGTCAATCAATTGCGCACTAGAGTCTATTCATGCAGCTTTAGCAGTAATGGCTCATAACCAAATGCCAAGGCAGCTGTATAAAGAAGAG ATCATTGAAAGAATTCTGGAGTTTTCCAGGCATCAGATAATGGATGTTATGTGTGCTTGCGATCCATCATATCGTGCTCTGCATAGGCCAAGTGAAAATGGGACACTTGAAG TTGATGAGGATGAACTTCTTGATGCTGAATTCGGTTCAGCCAACAAGAGGCGTCGTAGTATTAAAAATGTTAAAGTGcagaaatcatcttataatag GGTCTCTGCTGCTGTGAATAATATTCTTCAGAAGATGTGCACAATTCTTGGTTTGCTAAAGGATTTGTTGCTAATAGAAAAGTTGTCAGATAGTTGTATCTTACAACTATTGAAAACAAGCTTTACAACATTTTTGGTGGATAATATCCAGCTCTTGCAACTGAAGGCAATTGGTTTGATCAGTGGG ATATACTATTCATACACTCAGCATCGGACTTATGTGATAGATGAGTTACTTCAGCTGCTTTGGAAGTTGCCTTTCTCTAAGCGAGCTTTGAGAGCCTATCATCTACCTGATGAAGAGCAAACACAGATTCAAATGATCACCGCTTTGCTGATTCAGTTGGTTCACTGCAGTGCAAATCTTCCTGCTCCTTTAAGGCAGGAATCAAGTCTTAATTCCATCTTAGAAGTTTCTGAAAATGCTGATTATCCAATTAAAGGCCTTGAGGCAGCACAAGCAGCATGTTGTCACTTTTGGAAGGGGGTATTGCAGCGGTTTGCTAATGTCAAGAACCAGGAAGCTACAGAATTCAAAGTTATGATGGAGAATATTGTTACTGATCTGCTGACAACATTGAATTTACCGGAATATCCTGCTTCAGCTCCTATTCTGGAG GTTCTTTGTGTCTTGTTACTTGCAAATGCTGGGGTGAAATCGAAAGATGTATCTGCACGTAGCATGGCTATTGACCTTCTTGGAACAATTGCTGCAAGGTTGAAGCGGGATTCTGTCCTTCGCAGTAGGGGAAAATTTTGGATATTACAGGAGTTGGTTGGTGGGGATGAGGGTGATCAGACTTATCCAAAAGATGTATGCTCTGCTTGTTTAGATGACAGGGTTGAAAAAACGTTTTATGTATGTCAAGGCTGTCAGAGAATGTTTCATACAGAGTGTATGGGAGTAAGAGAGCATGAAGTTCCGAACCAAACTTGGCACTGTCAAATATGCCTCTGCCGAAAACAACTTCTTGTTTTACAATCTTACTGCAAGTCACAATACAAAGATGATGGATTTAAGGATCATAAAAGTTCAGGAAGAAAAAATGAACTTACTTTTTCAATCACGAAACTTGAGATTGTCCAACAGTTGCTTTTGAATTACCTACAAGATGCCGCATCAGCTGATGATGTTCATCTCTTTGTTCGTTG GCTTTATGTCTGCTTGTGGTACAAGGATGATCCACCGAAGTCGCAGCAGAAGTTCCTTTACTATCTTGCAAGACTGAACTCAAAAGCAATAGTGCGGGATTCTGGGACTGTTTTTTCCTTGTTGACAAGGGACTTAATCAAGCAGATTACCTTAGTATTGGGACGGAATACTTCATTTGCCAGAGGATTTGATAAAATATTACACCTGCTACTG GCAAGTTTAAGGGAAAATTCTCCTGTAATCAGGGCCAAGGCTTTACGAGCG GTTAGTATAGTTGTAGAAGCTGATCCGGAGGTTTTAGGTGATAAACGTGTGCAACCAGCTGTTGAAGGGCGGTTCTGTGATTCTGCAATTTCTGTTAGAGAAGCAGCACTGGAACTTGTAGGGAGGCATATTTCTTCCCATCCTGATGTTGGTTTGAAG TATTTTGAGAAGGTTGCTGAGAGAATCAAAGATACGGGTGTCAGTGTTCGAAAGCGATCTATTAAAATTATACGAGATATGTGCATCTCAAACAGGGACTTCTCTGAATTTACAAGTGCTTGCATTGCGATCATTTCCCGTATTGGTGATGACGAATCAAGTATACAG GATCTTGTTTGCAAGACATTTTATGAGTTCTGGTTTGAGGAACAGACTGGTTCACATACTCAATTCTTTGGAGATGATAGCTCTGTTCCATTGGAGGTGGCTAAAAAAACTGAACAGATAGTTGAGATGTTGAGGAGGATGCCAACACCGCACCATCTTGTGACCGTCATTAAGCGCAACTTGGCCCTTGATTTTTTCCCGCAGGCAGCTAAAGCTGCAGGAATCAGTCCCGTCTTACTTTCATCAGTACGCATTCGATGTGAGCTAATGTGCAAATTTTTACTGGAAAGGATATTGCag GTTGAAGAAATGAACATCCAGGAAGTTGAGATGCGTGCACTTCCATATGTGCAAGTTCTGCATGCTTTTTGTGTTGTGGATCCAACACTATGTGCACCAGCTTCTAACCCTTCACAGTTTGTGGTTACTCTTCAGCCTTATCTAAAGAGTCAG GATGATAATCGAGTGGTTGCCAAGTTATTGGAGAGCATAATATTTATAATCGATGCTGTCCTGCCATTGGTAAGAAAGTTACCACAAAGTGTTCTTGAAGAACTTGAACAAGACTTAAGGAGCATGATTGTTCGGCATTCTTTCTTGACAGTTGTTCATGCTTGCATCAA GTGCCTCTGTGCTGTGAGTAAAGTGGCAGGAAAAGGTGCAGCTGTTGTGGAGTATCTAATTCAGGTTTTCTACAAACGGCTGGATGCTGAGGAAGTTGACAACCAGCAG AAAGCGGGGCGATCTCTTTTCTGTCTTGGAATGCTTATCCGTTATGGCAACTCTTTACTGTGCAACTCTGAACAAACAATTGATGTTGCAAGCAGTCTTGGGTTATTTAAAAGGTATCTGTTAATGGAGGATTTTTTCTTAAAGGCTAGATCATTGCAG GCATTGGGCTTTGTGCTAATTGCTAGGCCTGAATTTATGTTGGACAAAGATATTGGGAAGATATTAGAGGAGACATTCTCGTCTGGGTCTGATGTTCGTCTCAAG ATGCAAGCGTTGCAAAACATGTACGACTACCTTCTTGATGCTGAAAGTCAATTGGGAACGGATGCAACCAGTAATAGTGTGGCTGATTATTCTGTAGAGGGTGGCAATGTTGTACCTGTTGCTGCAGGTGCCGGAGATACTAATATATGTGGGGGCATAGTTCAGTTGTATTGGGATTTTATACTAGAGAGATGTTTGGACTTCAATGAACAAATTCGCAACTCTGCCCTTAAG ATTGTTGAAGTAGTTCTGCGGCAAGGGCTTGTGCATCCTATTACTTGTGTTCCATTCCTTATTGCACTGGAAACAGATCCACTGGAGGCCAATTCGACATTAGCTCATCAGTTGCTGATGAATATGAATGAAAA GTACCCTTCATTTTTTGAAAGCAGACTGGGGGATGGTCTTCAAATGTCTTTTGGATTTATACAATCCATACGTCCTGGTACTGAACTTGGAAACACAAAACCACCATCAAGGGCTTCTGGAAACGCAAATGGAAAAGTAGATGATGTTTCTTTTGCTCAAGCAAGATTGGGAGTCTCTCGAATCTACAAGCTTATCCGTGCTAACCGTGTTTCAAGGAACAAATTTATGTCCTCAATTGTTCGCAAGTTTGATAATCCGAGCTGGACTACTTCAGTAGTCCCTTTTCTCAT GTACTGCACGGAAATACTTGCCTTGCTGCCATTCACAACACCTGATGAGCCCCTTTACTTAGTCTATGCTATAAATAGAGTAATACAAGTGAAGGCTGGGCAACTTGAAGCAAAGCTGAAAGCTCTGACGTTGCATCTGTTACAAAGGGGTGCATCCCATGGTAATGGCGTCATTAAAGAGGATCCAGCAGCTCCACCCTTTTCAAGAGGAATGGCATCAGTGGACTTGAATGGGACAATTGAACCAGAACCAGCTTTCCGCCCTGCCCCATATCACATGGCAACTATGGATTTGAATGGGGCAATTGAACAAGACCCAGCTGATCAGTCTGTCTCGAATCAAGATTTCATGGTAGAAGCAAAGATCGGTAAAGACTCTGGCAGTTCCTCTAGTATCTCATTAGATGATGTTCAGATAATCCAG GCAGACTGCCTGTCAGCTACGGCATTGCAGCTTCTTTTGAAACTGAAGAGACACCTAAAAATTGTGTATAGCTTGAACGATGTCAGGTGCCAG GCTTTCTCCCCAACTGATCCCATTAAACCCGGAGATGCTTTCACCAAGCAAAGCATTCCTTTTGACGTCAGTGATAGTCATACGAACTTGCCTGGAACATATCAAGAATTGGTACAAAGATATCAG GAATTCAAGAATGCGCTGAAGGATGATACAGTTGATTTCTCTACTTACACAGCAAATGTAAAAAGAAAACGTCCGGCCCCTAGGAAAGGAAGGAAATCTGGAGTTAgagaggatgatgatgacaatgatgatgatgaagattggTCAGGTGCGGCTCGTAGGCTGAGTTATAGTGGGAGGAGAGGTGGTCACAGTAGAAATCGACAGCGATAG
- the LOC126798662 gene encoding sister chromatid cohesion protein SCC2 isoform X2 has protein sequence MPTNSTVPDKKPFVPIIPITRTSDRDYGATHNNQPNYTPPNAISIPSSRKPKVKRKASDGNTSSAGLDPVANQEATIGCFCELVEDFCGRAEIFSEDRDEAEWISVPLSDLRMLANEIMSLRAKKLLHLVPVDTFVRLLRILDHQVHGAEGLSINEQSDSNGISSINCALESIHAALAVMAHNQMPRQLYKEEIIERILEFSRHQIMDVMCACDPSYRALHRPSENGTLEVDEDELLDAEFGSANKRRRSIKNVKVQKSSYNRVSAAVNNILQKMCTILGLLKDLLLIEKLSDSCILQLLKTSFTTFLVDNIQLLQLKAIGLISGIYYSYTQHRTYVIDELLQLLWKLPFSKRALRAYHLPDEEQTQIQMITALLIQLVHCSANLPAPLRQESSLNSILEVSENADYPIKGLEAAQAACCHFWKGVLQRFANVKNQEATEFKVMMENIVTDLLTTLNLPEYPASAPILEVLCVLLLANAGVKSKDVSARSMAIDLLGTIAARLKRDSVLRSRGKFWILQELVGGDEGDQTYPKDVCSACLDDRVEKTFYVCQGCQRMFHTECMGVREHEVPNQTWHCQICLCRKQLLVLQSYCKSQYKDDGFKDHKSSGRKNELTFSITKLEIVQQLLLNYLQDAASADDVHLFVRWLYVCLWYKDDPPKSQQKFLYYLARLNSKAIVRDSGTVFSLLTRDLIKQITLVLGRNTSFARGFDKILHLLLASLRENSPVIRAKALRAVSIVVEADPEVLGDKRVQPAVEGRFCDSAISVREAALELVGRHISSHPDVGLKYFEKVAERIKDTGVSVRKRSIKIIRDMCISNRDFSEFTSACIAIISRIGDDESSIQDLVCKTFYEFWFEEQTGSHTQFFGDDSSVPLEVAKKTEQIVEMLRRMPTPHHLVTVIKRNLALDFFPQAAKAAGISPVLLSSVRIRCELMCKFLLERILQVEEMNIQEVEMRALPYVQVLHAFCVVDPTLCAPASNPSQFVVTLQPYLKSQDDNRVVAKLLESIIFIIDAVLPLVRKLPQSVLEELEQDLRSMIVRHSFLTVVHACIKCLCAVSKVAGKGAAVVEYLIQVFYKRLDAEEVDNQQKAGRSLFCLGMLIRYGNSLLCNSEQTIDVASSLGLFKRYLLMEDFFLKARSLQALGFVLIARPEFMLDKDIGKILEETFSSGSDVRLKMQALQNMYDYLLDAESQLGTDATSNSVADYSVEGGNVVPVAAGAGDTNICGGIVQLYWDFILERCLDFNEQIRNSALKIVEVVLRQGLVHPITCVPFLIALETDPLEANSTLAHQLLMNMNEKYPSFFESRLGDGLQMSFGFIQSIRPGTELGNTKPPSRASGNANGKVDDVSFAQARLGVSRIYKLIRANRVSRNKFMSSIVRKFDNPSWTTSVVPFLMYCTEILALLPFTTPDEPLYLVYAINRVIQVKAGQLEAKLKALTLHLLQRGASHGNGVIKEDPAAPPFSRGMASVDLNGTIEPEPAFRPAPYHMATMDLNGAIEQDPADQSVSNQDFMVEAKIGKDSGSSSSISLDDVQIIQADCLSATALQLLLKLKRHLKIVYSLNDVRCQAFSPTDPIKPGDAFTKQSIPFDVSDSHTNLPGTYQELVQRYQEFKNALKDDTVDFSTYTANVKRKRPAPRKGRKSGVREDDDDNDDDEDWSGAARRLSYSGRRGGHSRNRQR, from the exons ATGCCTACCAATAGTACAGTACCAGATAAGAAGCCCTTTGTGCCAATTATACCGATAACAAGAACTTCTGACAGAGATTATGGTGCAACTCACAATAATCAACCCAATTATACTCCTCCCAAT GCCATATCTATACCATCCTCCAGAAAACCAAAAGTGAAGAGAAAAGCTAGTGACGGCAATACTTCCTCAGCTGGGTTGGATCCCGTTGCAAATCAAG AAGCCACTATTGGATGCTTTTGTGAATTGGTAGAGGATTTTTGCGGCAGAGCTGAAATTTTCAGCGAGGATCGGGATGAAGCAGAGTGGATATCTGTGCCTCTTTCCGATCTTAGAATGCTTGCAAATGAAATAATGTCTCTTCGTGCGAAGAAACTTCTACATTTGGTTCCTGTAGATACTTTTGTTAGATTGTTAAGGATATTGGATCATCAGGTACATGGAGCTGAGGGCTTGTCTATAAATGAACAG TCAGATTCAAATGGGATTTCGTCAATCAATTGCGCACTAGAGTCTATTCATGCAGCTTTAGCAGTAATGGCTCATAACCAAATGCCAAGGCAGCTGTATAAAGAAGAG ATCATTGAAAGAATTCTGGAGTTTTCCAGGCATCAGATAATGGATGTTATGTGTGCTTGCGATCCATCATATCGTGCTCTGCATAGGCCAAGTGAAAATGGGACACTTGAAG TTGATGAGGATGAACTTCTTGATGCTGAATTCGGTTCAGCCAACAAGAGGCGTCGTAGTATTAAAAATGTTAAAGTGcagaaatcatcttataatag GGTCTCTGCTGCTGTGAATAATATTCTTCAGAAGATGTGCACAATTCTTGGTTTGCTAAAGGATTTGTTGCTAATAGAAAAGTTGTCAGATAGTTGTATCTTACAACTATTGAAAACAAGCTTTACAACATTTTTGGTGGATAATATCCAGCTCTTGCAACTGAAGGCAATTGGTTTGATCAGTGGG ATATACTATTCATACACTCAGCATCGGACTTATGTGATAGATGAGTTACTTCAGCTGCTTTGGAAGTTGCCTTTCTCTAAGCGAGCTTTGAGAGCCTATCATCTACCTGATGAAGAGCAAACACAGATTCAAATGATCACCGCTTTGCTGATTCAGTTGGTTCACTGCAGTGCAAATCTTCCTGCTCCTTTAAGGCAGGAATCAAGTCTTAATTCCATCTTAGAAGTTTCTGAAAATGCTGATTATCCAATTAAAGGCCTTGAGGCAGCACAAGCAGCATGTTGTCACTTTTGGAAGGGGGTATTGCAGCGGTTTGCTAATGTCAAGAACCAGGAAGCTACAGAATTCAAAGTTATGATGGAGAATATTGTTACTGATCTGCTGACAACATTGAATTTACCGGAATATCCTGCTTCAGCTCCTATTCTGGAG GTTCTTTGTGTCTTGTTACTTGCAAATGCTGGGGTGAAATCGAAAGATGTATCTGCACGTAGCATGGCTATTGACCTTCTTGGAACAATTGCTGCAAGGTTGAAGCGGGATTCTGTCCTTCGCAGTAGGGGAAAATTTTGGATATTACAGGAGTTGGTTGGTGGGGATGAGGGTGATCAGACTTATCCAAAAGATGTATGCTCTGCTTGTTTAGATGACAGGGTTGAAAAAACGTTTTATGTATGTCAAGGCTGTCAGAGAATGTTTCATACAGAGTGTATGGGAGTAAGAGAGCATGAAGTTCCGAACCAAACTTGGCACTGTCAAATATGCCTCTGCCGAAAACAACTTCTTGTTTTACAATCTTACTGCAAGTCACAATACAAAGATGATGGATTTAAGGATCATAAAAGTTCAGGAAGAAAAAATGAACTTACTTTTTCAATCACGAAACTTGAGATTGTCCAACAGTTGCTTTTGAATTACCTACAAGATGCCGCATCAGCTGATGATGTTCATCTCTTTGTTCGTTG GCTTTATGTCTGCTTGTGGTACAAGGATGATCCACCGAAGTCGCAGCAGAAGTTCCTTTACTATCTTGCAAGACTGAACTCAAAAGCAATAGTGCGGGATTCTGGGACTGTTTTTTCCTTGTTGACAAGGGACTTAATCAAGCAGATTACCTTAGTATTGGGACGGAATACTTCATTTGCCAGAGGATTTGATAAAATATTACACCTGCTACTG GCAAGTTTAAGGGAAAATTCTCCTGTAATCAGGGCCAAGGCTTTACGAGCG GTTAGTATAGTTGTAGAAGCTGATCCGGAGGTTTTAGGTGATAAACGTGTGCAACCAGCTGTTGAAGGGCGGTTCTGTGATTCTGCAATTTCTGTTAGAGAAGCAGCACTGGAACTTGTAGGGAGGCATATTTCTTCCCATCCTGATGTTGGTTTGAAG TATTTTGAGAAGGTTGCTGAGAGAATCAAAGATACGGGTGTCAGTGTTCGAAAGCGATCTATTAAAATTATACGAGATATGTGCATCTCAAACAGGGACTTCTCTGAATTTACAAGTGCTTGCATTGCGATCATTTCCCGTATTGGTGATGACGAATCAAGTATACAG GATCTTGTTTGCAAGACATTTTATGAGTTCTGGTTTGAGGAACAGACTGGTTCACATACTCAATTCTTTGGAGATGATAGCTCTGTTCCATTGGAGGTGGCTAAAAAAACTGAACAGATAGTTGAGATGTTGAGGAGGATGCCAACACCGCACCATCTTGTGACCGTCATTAAGCGCAACTTGGCCCTTGATTTTTTCCCGCAGGCAGCTAAAGCTGCAGGAATCAGTCCCGTCTTACTTTCATCAGTACGCATTCGATGTGAGCTAATGTGCAAATTTTTACTGGAAAGGATATTGCag GTTGAAGAAATGAACATCCAGGAAGTTGAGATGCGTGCACTTCCATATGTGCAAGTTCTGCATGCTTTTTGTGTTGTGGATCCAACACTATGTGCACCAGCTTCTAACCCTTCACAGTTTGTGGTTACTCTTCAGCCTTATCTAAAGAGTCAG GATGATAATCGAGTGGTTGCCAAGTTATTGGAGAGCATAATATTTATAATCGATGCTGTCCTGCCATTGGTAAGAAAGTTACCACAAAGTGTTCTTGAAGAACTTGAACAAGACTTAAGGAGCATGATTGTTCGGCATTCTTTCTTGACAGTTGTTCATGCTTGCATCAA GTGCCTCTGTGCTGTGAGTAAAGTGGCAGGAAAAGGTGCAGCTGTTGTGGAGTATCTAATTCAGGTTTTCTACAAACGGCTGGATGCTGAGGAAGTTGACAACCAGCAG AAAGCGGGGCGATCTCTTTTCTGTCTTGGAATGCTTATCCGTTATGGCAACTCTTTACTGTGCAACTCTGAACAAACAATTGATGTTGCAAGCAGTCTTGGGTTATTTAAAAGGTATCTGTTAATGGAGGATTTTTTCTTAAAGGCTAGATCATTGCAG GCATTGGGCTTTGTGCTAATTGCTAGGCCTGAATTTATGTTGGACAAAGATATTGGGAAGATATTAGAGGAGACATTCTCGTCTGGGTCTGATGTTCGTCTCAAG ATGCAAGCGTTGCAAAACATGTACGACTACCTTCTTGATGCTGAAAGTCAATTGGGAACGGATGCAACCAGTAATAGTGTGGCTGATTATTCTGTAGAGGGTGGCAATGTTGTACCTGTTGCTGCAGGTGCCGGAGATACTAATATATGTGGGGGCATAGTTCAGTTGTATTGGGATTTTATACTAGAGAGATGTTTGGACTTCAATGAACAAATTCGCAACTCTGCCCTTAAG ATTGTTGAAGTAGTTCTGCGGCAAGGGCTTGTGCATCCTATTACTTGTGTTCCATTCCTTATTGCACTGGAAACAGATCCACTGGAGGCCAATTCGACATTAGCTCATCAGTTGCTGATGAATATGAATGAAAA GTACCCTTCATTTTTTGAAAGCAGACTGGGGGATGGTCTTCAAATGTCTTTTGGATTTATACAATCCATACGTCCTGGTACTGAACTTGGAAACACAAAACCACCATCAAGGGCTTCTGGAAACGCAAATGGAAAAGTAGATGATGTTTCTTTTGCTCAAGCAAGATTGGGAGTCTCTCGAATCTACAAGCTTATCCGTGCTAACCGTGTTTCAAGGAACAAATTTATGTCCTCAATTGTTCGCAAGTTTGATAATCCGAGCTGGACTACTTCAGTAGTCCCTTTTCTCAT GTACTGCACGGAAATACTTGCCTTGCTGCCATTCACAACACCTGATGAGCCCCTTTACTTAGTCTATGCTATAAATAGAGTAATACAAGTGAAGGCTGGGCAACTTGAAGCAAAGCTGAAAGCTCTGACGTTGCATCTGTTACAAAGGGGTGCATCCCATGGTAATGGCGTCATTAAAGAGGATCCAGCAGCTCCACCCTTTTCAAGAGGAATGGCATCAGTGGACTTGAATGGGACAATTGAACCAGAACCAGCTTTCCGCCCTGCCCCATATCACATGGCAACTATGGATTTGAATGGGGCAATTGAACAAGACCCAGCTGATCAGTCTGTCTCGAATCAAGATTTCATGGTAGAAGCAAAGATCGGTAAAGACTCTGGCAGTTCCTCTAGTATCTCATTAGATGATGTTCAGATAATCCAG GCAGACTGCCTGTCAGCTACGGCATTGCAGCTTCTTTTGAAACTGAAGAGACACCTAAAAATTGTGTATAGCTTGAACGATGTCAGGTGCCAG GCTTTCTCCCCAACTGATCCCATTAAACCCGGAGATGCTTTCACCAAGCAAAGCATTCCTTTTGACGTCAGTGATAGTCATACGAACTTGCCTGGAACATATCAAGAATTGGTACAAAGATATCAG GAATTCAAGAATGCGCTGAAGGATGATACAGTTGATTTCTCTACTTACACAGCAAATGTAAAAAGAAAACGTCCGGCCCCTAGGAAAGGAAGGAAATCTGGAGTTAgagaggatgatgatgacaatgatgatgatgaagattggTCAGGTGCGGCTCGTAGGCTGAGTTATAGTGGGAGGAGAGGTGGTCACAGTAGAAATCGACAGCGATAG